The Nitrospira tepida genome includes a window with the following:
- a CDS encoding response regulator: MKTRPIEILLVEDNEDDIVLIQEVFGDASLVNVMKTVRDGEEALAYLRGEGPYRDALVPGLILLDINMPRKNGFEVLKEMKSDPRLRALPVVMLTTSDREEDVLRSYADGACSYIRKPLDLQHFSKVVGQFELYWTLVSRLPVSA, translated from the coding sequence ATGAAAACGCGCCCCATCGAGATCTTGCTCGTGGAGGACAATGAAGACGACATCGTCTTGATCCAAGAGGTCTTCGGCGATGCGAGCCTGGTGAATGTCATGAAAACCGTTCGCGATGGGGAGGAAGCCTTGGCCTACCTGCGGGGCGAAGGGCCCTATCGAGATGCCCTGGTGCCGGGGTTGATTCTGCTCGACATCAACATGCCGAGAAAAAACGGATTTGAGGTGTTGAAGGAGATGAAGAGCGATCCTCGCTTACGCGCCCTTCCTGTGGTCATGCTAACCACGAGCGACCGCGAGGAGGATGTGCTCCGATCCTATGCGGATGGAGCCTGCTCCTACATCCGAAAGCCCCTGGATCTTCAGCATTTCTCCAAGGTCGTCGGGCAGTTTGAGTTGTACTGGACCCTTGTGTCACGACTTCCGGTTTCTGCGTAG
- a CDS encoding response regulator — MRVLLIEDNEDDVYLIREILADRKEARFDVESVDRLDQGLKHLVEGRIDIVLLDLSLPDSHGLGTFEKTHAAGKDLPIIVLTGLDDEGVAMQAMRAGAQDYLVKNRMDGDLLVRAIRYAVERKGTEAALRKSEAQFRQA; from the coding sequence ATGCGCGTGTTGCTCATCGAAGACAACGAAGACGACGTCTATCTCATTCGTGAGATACTGGCGGATCGCAAAGAGGCCCGATTCGACGTCGAATCGGTCGATCGCCTTGACCAGGGCCTGAAACACTTGGTGGAAGGTAGAATCGATATCGTCTTGTTGGACCTTTCTCTCCCGGACAGTCACGGGCTCGGGACTTTTGAGAAGACCCATGCTGCGGGAAAGGATCTTCCGATCATTGTGCTGACGGGTCTCGATGACGAAGGTGTGGCGATGCAGGCAATGCGGGCGGGCGCACAGGACTATCTCGTGAAAAATAGAATGGACGGCGATCTGCTCGTCCGGGCGATCCGCTACGCCGTGGAACGCAAAGGTACGGAAGCCGCCCTCCGGAAGAGCGAAGCGCAATTCCGACAGGCGTAG
- a CDS encoding ATP-binding protein, whose translation MESVGRLAGGIAHDFNNLLTVINGYTEMILPEMEFGTIGRKWVEEVKEAGHRAATLTRQLLAFSRQQVLEPQVLDVNAATQNIAKFLRRLIGEDINLVLCLGAEVSKVHMDPGQLDQVIMNLGVNARDAMAEGGELTIETRDVVRKEPAGGAGNRLPPGRYVVLTVRDTGCGMTEEVQTRIFEPFFTTKEPGKGTGLGLATVYGIVNQSGGHIEVLSKSGQGTTLNIYLPGVEDEVSGLREPAPLRPEHLRGTETILLVEDDEMVRKLAQTILEGQGYTVLEARNANEALHIGQEHAGPIHLLLTDTIMPGLNGPELAERFLAGRPGTNVLFTSGYTDRTRAYTGRSQFERCFLQKPFTAATLTRKIREILDSQQKPVAANSRSKAA comes from the coding sequence ATGGAAAGCGTCGGGCGCCTGGCTGGCGGCATTGCGCACGACTTCAACAATCTCCTGACCGTCATTAACGGTTACACCGAAATGATCCTGCCAGAGATGGAGTTTGGGACCATCGGTCGTAAATGGGTGGAAGAGGTGAAGGAAGCCGGCCATCGGGCCGCAACGTTGACTCGCCAATTGCTGGCCTTCAGTCGCCAACAGGTGCTCGAACCGCAGGTGCTGGATGTGAACGCGGCTACCCAAAATATCGCGAAGTTCCTTCGTCGACTGATCGGCGAAGACATCAACTTGGTTCTCTGTCTCGGTGCGGAGGTGAGCAAAGTGCACATGGACCCGGGGCAGCTCGATCAAGTCATCATGAATCTGGGCGTGAACGCGCGGGACGCCATGGCCGAGGGCGGAGAATTGACCATCGAAACCCGTGATGTCGTGCGGAAAGAACCTGCTGGAGGCGCCGGGAACAGGCTCCCACCCGGACGGTATGTGGTCTTAACCGTTCGGGATACCGGTTGCGGGATGACCGAGGAGGTCCAGACCCGCATTTTCGAGCCGTTCTTCACCACGAAAGAACCGGGCAAGGGGACAGGATTAGGCCTCGCCACAGTCTATGGAATCGTGAACCAGAGCGGCGGCCACATCGAGGTGCTCAGCAAGAGCGGCCAGGGAACCACGCTCAACATTTACCTTCCCGGAGTCGAGGACGAGGTTAGTGGGCTACGTGAGCCGGCTCCGCTGCGACCTGAGCACTTACGGGGCACTGAGACCATCCTTCTCGTCGAAGATGACGAAATGGTCCGTAAACTCGCCCAGACGATTCTCGAAGGACAGGGCTATACAGTCCTCGAAGCCCGTAACGCCAACGAAGCGCTGCATATCGGACAAGAGCACGCAGGGCCCATTCATCTGCTGCTGACGGATACGATCATGCCCGGGCTGAACGGGCCGGAGTTGGCGGAACGTTTCCTGGCAGGGCGTCCGGGAACGAACGTCCTGTTCACGTCGGGCTATACAGACCGAACACGCGCGTACACGGGGCGGTCCCAGTTTGAGCGGTGTTTTCTTCAGAAGCCGTTTACTGCGGCGACCCTGACACGCAAGATCCGGGAGATTCTGGATTCACAACAGAAGCCGGTCGCGGCCAACTCTCGGAGCAAGGCGGCCTAA